Proteins found in one Micromonospora sp. WMMD1082 genomic segment:
- a CDS encoding bifunctional oligoribonuclease/PAP phosphatase NrnA, with translation MAAVRQLPADGRVLLICHVNPDGDALGSMLGFALGLRRLGVRRLQATFPGPPEVPEPLRGLPGLELLVPAEDADPQPDLVICFDAASDSRLGELADRLTGSGTALVLDHHASNAGFGDVNLVDPAAAATSVVAEQLLDRLGVPLDAGIAECLYVALSTDTGSFRFDATTPAVHEMAARLLATGIRPGDISRRVFDTRPFGAVRLFGEVLGRARLEPDAAAGHGLVWTYATLDDLARHEQRPYVLEALIDPVRCTAEADVSCVVKQTAPGVWAVSLRSKGATDVSRVAVALGGGGHRLAAGFTSRGTVDEVVERIRAQLRAGVRRGGVDQQG, from the coding sequence GTGGCGGCGGTGCGGCAGCTGCCCGCCGACGGCCGGGTGCTGCTGATCTGCCACGTCAACCCGGACGGCGACGCGCTGGGCAGCATGCTCGGCTTCGCGCTCGGCCTGCGGCGGCTCGGCGTACGCCGGTTGCAGGCGACCTTCCCCGGCCCGCCGGAGGTGCCCGAACCGCTGCGTGGCCTGCCCGGCCTGGAGCTACTGGTGCCGGCGGAGGACGCCGACCCGCAGCCGGACCTGGTCATCTGCTTCGACGCGGCGAGTGACTCGCGGCTGGGCGAACTAGCCGACCGGCTGACCGGTTCGGGCACCGCGCTGGTGCTCGACCACCACGCCTCCAACGCCGGCTTCGGCGACGTGAACCTGGTCGACCCGGCCGCGGCGGCGACGTCGGTGGTCGCCGAGCAGCTGCTGGACCGGCTCGGTGTGCCGCTGGACGCCGGCATCGCCGAGTGCCTCTACGTGGCGCTGAGCACCGACACCGGTTCGTTCCGGTTCGACGCGACCACCCCGGCGGTGCACGAGATGGCGGCCCGCCTGCTGGCCACCGGGATCCGTCCGGGTGACATCTCCCGGCGGGTCTTCGACACCCGGCCGTTCGGCGCGGTGCGGCTCTTCGGCGAGGTGCTCGGGCGGGCCCGGCTGGAGCCCGACGCGGCCGCCGGACACGGCCTGGTCTGGACGTACGCGACCCTGGACGACCTGGCCCGGCACGAGCAGCGGCCGTACGTGCTGGAGGCCCTGATCGACCCGGTGCGCTGCACCGCCGAGGCCGACGTGAGCTGCGTGGTCAAGCAGACCGCGCCGGGCGTGTGGGCGGTCTCCCTGCGCAGCAAGGGCGCGACGGATGTCAGCCGGGTGGCGGTCGCGCTGGGCGGCGGTGGGCACCGGCTCGCGGCCGGCTTCACCAGCCGTGGCACGGTCGACGAGGTGGTCGAGCGGATCCGGGCGCAGCTGCGGGCGGGCGTCCGCCGGGGCGGCGTCGACCAGCAGGGGTGA
- the rbfA gene encoding 30S ribosome-binding factor RbfA codes for MTDPAKVRRHAERVRELVASVVRSQIKDPRLGMITITDARITADLRDATVFYTVLGDAAAQAGTAAALDSAKGMLRSTVGKALGLRHSPTLTFVLDDVQDQVKHIDDLLAAARNADAEVQRLAAKAEYAGEAQPYRLDEDETEGDDETEDDAGGNEGATDSRGGDGR; via the coding sequence ATGACGGATCCGGCCAAGGTACGCCGGCACGCGGAGCGGGTGCGTGAACTGGTCGCGTCGGTGGTGCGGAGCCAGATCAAGGACCCCCGGCTCGGCATGATCACCATCACCGACGCCCGGATAACCGCCGATCTGCGCGACGCCACGGTCTTCTACACCGTGCTCGGTGACGCGGCGGCCCAGGCGGGTACCGCCGCCGCGCTGGACAGCGCCAAGGGCATGCTGCGCAGCACCGTCGGCAAGGCCCTCGGGCTGCGACACTCGCCGACCCTGACCTTCGTCCTGGACGACGTGCAGGATCAGGTCAAGCACATCGACGACCTGCTCGCGGCGGCCCGTAACGCCGACGCCGAGGTGCAACGCCTCGCGGCCAAGGCCGAGTACGCCGGCGAGGCGCAGCCGTACCGCCTCGACGAGGACGAGACCGAGGGCGACGACGAGACCGAGGACGACGCCGGCGGGAACGAGGGCGCGACCGATTCCCGGGGCGGGGACGGGCGGTGA
- a CDS encoding DUF6186 family protein: MRALAIGGFLVGLALLGLVEWLARREGSRIPTLGEVCAYIMRYEVGPVPVGRIGLFGFWWWIGWHFLAR; this comes from the coding sequence ATGCGGGCACTGGCGATCGGCGGGTTCCTGGTCGGGTTGGCGCTGCTCGGGCTGGTCGAGTGGCTGGCCCGGCGGGAGGGGTCGCGCATACCGACCCTCGGTGAGGTCTGCGCCTACATCATGCGGTACGAGGTGGGCCCGGTGCCGGTGGGCCGGATCGGTCTGTTCGGCTTCTGGTGGTGGATCGGCTGGCACTTCCTGGCCCGGTGA
- a CDS encoding MATE family efflux transporter: MSQSTIANDRVASPRRIAALALPALVVLAAEPLYVLVDTAVVGHLGRVPLAAVAVGGTVMTLTAWLGTVVAYGTTGRAARHFGAGDRAAAVAEGVQASWSALGAGLLVVVGMQLGGGALAGALAGGGEVAVAAGEWLRIAAFGAPGLLLAAAGNGWLRGVQDTRRPLAFVVGPNLLSAVLCPVLVYPLGMGLIGSAVANVIAQTLSGVLFAAALVAERAALRPRPRVIGQQLVLSRDLLIRGVAFQASFLSATAVAARFGAATVGAHQIAVQLWFFAALVLDALAIAAQALVGAALGAGDDAAARALARRIGRLGAVCGTAFAVLAAAGAGIVPTWFSSDPAVHEQALVAWPWFAAMLPLAGVVFALDGVLIGAGDIRYLRNLTVVGALGGFLPAIWLAHALGLGLGGIWAGLMLFVVIRLVGLLLRLRTGAWAVTGAVRTERRAGSTAA; this comes from the coding sequence ATGAGCCAGTCCACCATCGCCAACGACCGGGTCGCGTCGCCGCGCCGGATCGCCGCGCTCGCCCTGCCCGCCCTCGTGGTGCTCGCCGCCGAGCCCCTCTACGTCCTCGTCGACACCGCGGTCGTCGGTCATCTGGGCCGGGTTCCGCTGGCGGCGGTGGCGGTCGGCGGGACGGTGATGACCCTCACGGCGTGGCTGGGCACCGTGGTCGCGTACGGCACGACCGGTCGGGCCGCCCGGCACTTCGGCGCCGGGGATCGTGCCGCCGCGGTGGCCGAGGGCGTCCAGGCATCCTGGTCGGCCCTTGGCGCGGGGCTGCTGGTCGTCGTCGGCATGCAGCTCGGTGGTGGCGCCCTGGCCGGCGCGCTGGCCGGTGGCGGCGAGGTGGCGGTCGCCGCCGGTGAGTGGTTGCGGATCGCCGCGTTCGGCGCCCCCGGGCTGCTGCTCGCCGCCGCCGGGAACGGCTGGCTGCGGGGCGTGCAGGACACCCGCCGGCCGCTGGCCTTCGTCGTCGGCCCCAACCTGCTTTCCGCCGTGCTCTGCCCGGTGCTGGTCTACCCGCTGGGCATGGGGCTGATCGGCTCGGCGGTGGCGAACGTGATCGCGCAGACCCTCTCCGGCGTCCTCTTCGCCGCCGCGCTGGTGGCCGAGCGGGCGGCGCTGCGCCCCCGCCCCCGCGTCATCGGTCAGCAACTGGTGCTCAGCCGCGATCTGCTGATCCGGGGAGTGGCCTTCCAGGCCAGTTTCCTGTCCGCCACGGCGGTGGCCGCCCGGTTCGGTGCCGCCACGGTCGGTGCCCACCAGATCGCCGTACAGCTGTGGTTCTTCGCGGCGCTGGTGCTCGACGCGCTGGCCATCGCCGCGCAGGCGCTCGTCGGGGCGGCGCTGGGCGCCGGTGACGACGCGGCGGCCCGCGCGCTGGCCCGGCGGATCGGCCGGCTCGGCGCGGTCTGCGGTACGGCGTTCGCCGTGCTCGCGGCGGCGGGTGCCGGCATCGTGCCGACCTGGTTCAGCTCCGACCCCGCGGTACACGAGCAGGCGCTGGTGGCGTGGCCGTGGTTCGCCGCGATGCTGCCCCTGGCCGGGGTGGTGTTCGCCCTCGACGGTGTGCTGATCGGCGCGGGCGACATCCGCTACCTGCGCAATCTCACCGTGGTCGGCGCGCTGGGCGGTTTCCTGCCGGCCATCTGGCTCGCGCACGCCCTCGGTCTCGGCCTCGGCGGCATCTGGGCCGGTCTGATGCTGTTCGTGGTGATCCGTCTGGTCGGGCTGCTGCTGCGGCTGCGGACCGGTGCCTGGGCGGTGACCGGTGCGGTCCGGACCGAACGCCGTGCCGGTAGCACCGCCGCGTGA
- a CDS encoding DUF503 domain-containing protein gives MYTATAVFDLLLPGDSRSLKAKRSYVRPIVAALRRLEVSVAEVGALDLHGRAEIGVAVVAAEAAHAREVLDACERLVAGRPEAELLSVRRQLHGDDD, from the coding sequence ATGTACACCGCAACCGCAGTATTCGACCTGCTGCTGCCGGGGGACTCCCGGTCGCTGAAGGCCAAGAGGTCATACGTCCGGCCGATCGTCGCGGCGCTGCGCCGCCTCGAGGTGTCGGTCGCCGAGGTGGGGGCGCTCGACCTGCACGGGCGAGCGGAGATAGGAGTGGCCGTCGTGGCGGCCGAGGCGGCGCACGCCCGCGAGGTGCTCGACGCGTGCGAGCGCCTGGTGGCCGGTCGGCCAGAGGCCGAACTGCTCTCCGTGCGCCGCCAGCTGCACGGCGACGACGACTGA